The stretch of DNA CGGGCGACGATGTCGGCGAGGCGACTCCAGTGGGCGGGACTGTGGCCCGCGTTGTGGGGGGTGATGGTGACGTTCTCGAACTCCCAGAGGACGTGTTCCGGCGGAAGCGGTTCGGGGTCGGTCACGTCCAGCGACGCGCTCGCTATCCGGTTGTTCTGAATCGCCGCGACCAACGCGTCGGTGTCGAGTATCGGTCCGCGACCGACGTTGGTGACCGTGGCGTGCGGCGGGAGCGTCTCGAACTCCTCCTCGCCGACGAGGCCCCGAGTCGTGTCGGTGAGGGGCGCGGCGACGACGAGGTGGTCCGTTCGGGCGAGGGCGTCGTGGAAGTCGTCGGCGTCGAAGCCGAGCACTTCGTCCGTCGGCCCGCCTTTCTCCGGGGTGTAGCGGACGCCGATTGTGTCGACGCCGAACCCCTCCAGTCGTTCGACGACGGCGGTGCCGATGGCGCCGAGGCCGACGACGGTGACGGTGCTCCCCTGTAGTTCGCCCGCCTGATAGTGCCGCCACTCGTGACGCTGTTCGCGCCGCCACCCCTCTCGGAGGCGGCGCGTCGAGGTGAGGATGTAGCCGAGAACCTGCTCTGCGATGTTCGGTGCGTGAACGCCCGACGCGTTCGTAACGGCGACGTTCATGTCGGAGAACGTATCGAGCGGAAGGTGGCCGTACCCGGCGGCGATACCGGCGAACAACCGGAGGTTCTCCGCCTCCTCTAACAGTTCCGCCTCGATTTCGACGCTCGAAACGACCCGCGCCTCCCGAATCAGTTCGCGTTCCTCCCGCGGCGTTCGCGCGAGTTCGACCGAGTGGTCCGGGAGTCGGTCGCGGAGTTCGCTGACGTATTCTTCGGCGGGGAGTCCGTGCGTTCCTTGTCGTAAGACGACCACGTCTGGATTTCCGGTCATGTGGATGACTACCTCTCGGACCGAGAGTGCGACCCGCTATCGAACGTCTCGGCCGGGTAATAGATTCCGACAGATGCGTATATACAACCGTTTACAGGAAAGTTTTACCTCAAACCCAGTTCGCCGAGTAAATGTTCTCTCCCGTGCGTTTTGCGGCCGTACGCGCGAGAGGAGGACCCCCGAGAGCCGATCCATCGTTCACGGACCTAAATTATATATATCGGGAGTTCGTTGTCCGTGAATGGTAATGGCAAGCAACCATCAGCGGAGAGAGTTTATCAAAGCAGCAGCGCTCGGCGGCGTCGCGGCGTCCGCTGGATGTCTCAGCAGCGTCACCGGCGGCGGAAGC from Halopelagius longus encodes:
- a CDS encoding D-2-hydroxyacid dehydrogenase, which translates into the protein MTGNPDVVVLRQGTHGLPAEEYVSELRDRLPDHSVELARTPREERELIREARVVSSVEIEAELLEEAENLRLFAGIAAGYGHLPLDTFSDMNVAVTNASGVHAPNIAEQVLGYILTSTRRLREGWRREQRHEWRHYQAGELQGSTVTVVGLGAIGTAVVERLEGFGVDTIGVRYTPEKGGPTDEVLGFDADDFHDALARTDHLVVAAPLTDTTRGLVGEEEFETLPPHATVTNVGRGPILDTDALVAAIQNNRIASASLDVTDPEPLPPEHVLWEFENVTITPHNAGHSPAHWSRLADIVARNVETLDEGGVDELENLVLP